One genomic window of Gimesia chilikensis includes the following:
- a CDS encoding glycosyltransferase: MSPAIIVVPCYNEEKRLEILQFRKHVARHPEHSFLFVNDGSSDRTALILDDLHAADPDHFDVLHLSHNQGKAEAVRQGMQQALQAGVEYAGFWDADLATPLEFIPDFVAQLEQMPERSMVLGARVKLLGRQIERKQLRHYLGRIFATSASTVLRLPIYDTQCGAKLFRVTRENQSLFATRFLTNWIFDVELLARSRQLERFFGCPRLEDTVYELPLTSWRDVAGSKVKPHDFFKAFFELCTIYWRYLRPSLKSPFTQLPAQVETQSKRKAA, from the coding sequence ATGTCACCTGCCATTATTGTCGTCCCCTGTTATAACGAAGAGAAACGGTTAGAGATCCTCCAGTTCCGTAAGCATGTCGCGCGGCACCCGGAGCACTCTTTTCTGTTCGTTAACGATGGCAGTTCTGATCGCACCGCGCTGATCCTGGATGATTTGCATGCTGCTGATCCCGACCACTTTGACGTTTTACATCTTTCCCACAATCAGGGAAAGGCAGAGGCAGTCCGCCAGGGAATGCAGCAGGCATTGCAAGCTGGTGTGGAATACGCAGGTTTCTGGGACGCAGATCTTGCTACCCCCCTGGAATTCATTCCGGATTTTGTCGCGCAGCTGGAACAGATGCCTGAACGATCCATGGTTCTGGGTGCCCGCGTCAAACTGCTGGGACGGCAGATTGAAAGAAAACAGCTGAGGCATTACCTGGGCCGCATCTTTGCAACTTCGGCGTCTACAGTATTACGACTGCCCATTTATGATACACAGTGCGGTGCAAAACTGTTTCGTGTCACGCGGGAAAACCAGAGTCTGTTTGCCACACGTTTTCTCACCAACTGGATCTTCGATGTGGAGTTGCTGGCAAGGTCGCGGCAGTTGGAGCGGTTCTTTGGATGCCCCAGGCTGGAAGACACCGTCTATGAACTGCCCCTGACCAGTTGGCGGGATGTGGCAGGCTCTAAAGTGAAGCCTCACGATTTTTTCAAAGCGTTTTTTGAGCTCTGCACCATTTATTGGCGCTATCTGCGTCCTTCTCTGAAATCGCCCTTCACTCAGCTGCCGGCTCAGGTTGAAACGCAGTCGAAGCGCAAAGCAGCATAA
- a CDS encoding outer membrane protein assembly factor BamB family protein — protein MKKILLRFALLNSFACCALLASTGCESRDAEKPEAMPETTTDLGGSAPIEEAGSTTGGAGVNVPEEKPEMKNSEPALDPDGNPVKPEAEAKPKAEEKPKADPKPEKKAEETSQTKPEEKTELVSKEAKSDAKVAGDWPMWGGDPTRNMVNKTTGISLNFKPGEGDDKGENIVWVSKLGSQTYGNPVVANGQVYVGTNNGGKYRPQHKDDLGVVLCFDEKTGDFKWQLSREKLPQGRVNDWPEQGICSTPCIEGDRVWVVTNRCELMCLDANGFYDNENDGPYKDEKDTDKTDADIIWNLDMIEDLGVFPHNLATSSPVVHGDYVFLLTSNGVDEAHLEVPAPRAPCFLAINKNTGEIIWEDNTPFDQILHGQWSSPAIGVVNGQTQVYFPGGDGWLYAFTPEGDGDGNAKLIWKFDLNPKDSKWELGGRGTRNAIISTPVFKDNSVVLGVGQDPEHGEGVGHIYRIDATKKGDISPQISDGKEGWKENPNSGQIWHYGGEDTDGKLTGKKGELLYRRTMSTVGIEDGLVYAPDLSGFVHCLDFATGKRYWEYDMFAACWGSPMVVDGKVFIGNEDGMLIILKAGKEKKLLEEKTFNSSIYSTPTIANGHMFVSDRSRLYKIKVTE, from the coding sequence ATGAAAAAGATTCTATTACGATTTGCCCTGTTGAACTCATTTGCATGCTGTGCACTGCTGGCTTCCACAGGTTGTGAATCCCGCGATGCTGAGAAGCCGGAAGCGATGCCGGAAACAACGACGGACCTGGGTGGTTCTGCTCCGATTGAAGAAGCAGGTTCAACCACCGGTGGTGCCGGCGTGAATGTTCCGGAAGAAAAACCGGAGATGAAAAATTCAGAACCGGCTCTGGATCCTGATGGGAACCCCGTAAAGCCTGAGGCAGAAGCCAAGCCGAAAGCCGAGGAAAAGCCCAAAGCCGATCCTAAGCCAGAAAAGAAAGCTGAAGAAACCTCGCAGACCAAGCCTGAAGAAAAAACAGAACTGGTCAGCAAAGAGGCAAAATCCGATGCGAAAGTCGCAGGCGACTGGCCGATGTGGGGTGGAGATCCAACCCGAAACATGGTCAATAAAACCACTGGTATCTCTCTGAATTTCAAACCCGGCGAAGGGGATGATAAAGGCGAGAACATTGTCTGGGTCTCCAAACTGGGTTCACAAACTTACGGTAACCCGGTTGTGGCCAATGGACAGGTTTACGTCGGTACCAACAACGGCGGTAAGTATCGTCCACAGCACAAAGACGACCTCGGTGTCGTACTCTGCTTTGATGAGAAAACCGGTGACTTCAAATGGCAGCTCTCGCGAGAAAAACTGCCCCAGGGTCGAGTCAACGACTGGCCGGAACAGGGGATCTGTTCGACTCCCTGTATCGAAGGAGACCGTGTCTGGGTCGTTACCAACCGTTGCGAACTGATGTGCCTGGATGCGAATGGCTTCTACGACAACGAAAATGATGGCCCTTACAAGGATGAAAAGGACACCGACAAAACAGACGCCGACATTATCTGGAACCTGGATATGATCGAAGACCTGGGTGTCTTCCCGCATAACCTGGCAACCAGTTCGCCGGTCGTCCATGGTGACTATGTCTTCCTGCTGACATCGAACGGCGTTGACGAAGCTCACCTGGAAGTCCCTGCTCCGCGGGCTCCCTGTTTTCTGGCAATCAACAAAAACACCGGTGAGATCATCTGGGAAGACAATACTCCGTTCGACCAGATTCTGCACGGTCAGTGGTCATCACCCGCCATCGGCGTAGTGAATGGTCAGACCCAGGTTTACTTCCCCGGTGGCGATGGCTGGCTGTATGCCTTCACCCCTGAAGGTGATGGCGACGGTAATGCCAAACTGATCTGGAAATTCGACCTGAACCCCAAAGACTCCAAATGGGAACTGGGTGGTCGCGGTACCCGTAACGCAATCATCAGCACCCCAGTCTTCAAAGACAACAGTGTTGTTCTGGGTGTCGGACAGGACCCGGAGCACGGTGAAGGGGTCGGCCATATCTACCGCATTGATGCCACCAAGAAAGGTGATATCAGCCCACAGATCTCTGATGGTAAAGAAGGCTGGAAAGAAAACCCGAACTCGGGCCAGATCTGGCACTACGGTGGTGAAGACACCGATGGTAAGCTGACCGGCAAGAAAGGTGAGCTGCTTTACCGTCGAACGATGTCAACTGTCGGGATCGAAGACGGACTGGTTTATGCACCAGACCTGAGTGGTTTCGTACACTGCCTCGATTTCGCAACCGGTAAACGCTACTGGGAATACGACATGTTTGCCGCCTGCTGGGGATCCCCCATGGTGGTTGATGGAAAAGTATTCATTGGAAACGAAGATGGAATGCTGATCATTCTCAAAGCCGGCAAGGAAAAGAAACTGCTGGAAGAGAAGACCTTCAATTCCTCAATCTACAGTACACCCACGATCGCCAACGGACATATGTTCGTTTCTGACCGTTCCCGGCTGTACAAGATCAAAGTAACTGAATAA
- a CDS encoding N-acetylglucosamine-6-phosphate deacetylase, whose translation MELVGRRYDTFEAVSVKIKGNKISSIELLPDSEAAGLPFIAPSMFDLQINGHGGIWFNKPGLTSDEVCQVMEKHYQYGITRLCPTLITSSYEDYVSGFSAIRQACEENDWVEQMVPGCHLEGPFISPIQGPRGAHPLDQVRPADWDEFSRLQEISGNRIRLITLAPEVDNAIPFIKKAVASGVVVSIGHTAAEPEQITEAVDAGARLSTHLGNGAHGTLRRHPNYIWEQLGEPRLMASIITDGHHLPASVVRTIIKTKGVENVVITCDASGLAGSPPGIYDEGSVKMEVLEDGPIVIAGQRQLLAGSGLETDTCVTTAIDMAGITLQESLDMAGLNPARLLGFEEIKLEVGSRADLILFHYEGAGSRMNIQTVLSCGSVKYGTLLVNS comes from the coding sequence ATGGAGTTAGTCGGACGAAGATACGATACATTTGAGGCTGTCAGTGTGAAGATCAAGGGAAACAAGATCTCTTCGATTGAGCTGCTGCCTGATTCAGAAGCAGCCGGACTGCCTTTCATTGCTCCATCAATGTTTGATTTGCAGATCAATGGCCACGGTGGTATCTGGTTCAACAAACCAGGTCTGACTTCGGATGAAGTCTGCCAGGTGATGGAGAAACATTACCAGTACGGCATCACCCGTCTCTGTCCCACACTGATTACGAGTTCCTACGAAGACTACGTCAGCGGCTTCTCTGCCATTCGTCAGGCGTGTGAAGAAAACGACTGGGTGGAGCAGATGGTTCCCGGTTGTCATCTGGAAGGTCCCTTCATTTCGCCGATCCAGGGACCCCGTGGTGCTCATCCTCTGGATCAGGTTCGCCCTGCCGACTGGGATGAATTCAGCCGCCTGCAGGAGATTTCCGGAAATCGCATTCGTCTGATTACACTGGCTCCTGAAGTCGATAACGCCATCCCCTTTATCAAAAAAGCCGTTGCCTCAGGGGTTGTTGTCTCCATTGGGCATACTGCTGCAGAACCCGAACAGATTACCGAAGCCGTTGATGCAGGGGCTCGCCTGAGTACTCACCTGGGCAATGGCGCACATGGAACCCTGCGTCGCCACCCGAATTACATCTGGGAGCAGCTGGGTGAACCGCGCCTGATGGCCAGCATCATCACAGACGGACATCACCTGCCCGCCAGTGTGGTCAGAACCATTATCAAAACCAAAGGTGTCGAGAATGTCGTAATTACCTGCGACGCCTCAGGTCTGGCCGGGTCTCCCCCCGGAATCTACGATGAAGGTTCCGTTAAGATGGAAGTCCTAGAAGATGGCCCAATCGTCATCGCCGGTCAGCGGCAGTTACTCGCCGGCTCCGGTCTGGAGACCGATACCTGCGTCACCACCGCCATCGACATGGCTGGAATCACTCTGCAGGAATCTCTCGACATGGCTGGCTTGAACCCTGCTCGACTGCTTGGGTTTGAAGAAATCAAGCTGGAAGTCGGTTCCCGGGCCGATCTGATTCTCTTCCACTACGAAGGAGCGGGATCCCGGATGAATATCCAGACCGTTCTATCCTGCGGTTCCGTCAAATACGGCACACTGCTCGTCAATTCCTGA
- a CDS encoding AAA family ATPase, giving the protein MATEKRDFDEFLEKLKRHHDVMVDELHKVVIGQDDVIEQILAAIFTGGHCLLVGVPGLAKTLLVSTIARILDCDFKRIQFTPDLMPSDITGTNVLEEEESGRRSFRFVQGPVFTNILLADEINRTPPKTQAALLQSMQEREVTVGQTTYDLPEPFFVIATQNPIEQEGTYPLPEAQLDRFMFNIKVEYPNLEEEEQILAATSSSEKPEIRKVLSAKSILYLQRQINMIEVGPLTINYVTRLVRATRPSDGSAPAFIKQMVDWGAGPRAGQYLIAGGKAIAAMDGRASVSLNDIRRVAVPVLRHRISTNFQAQAEGMVTEDIIGRLLEEIPEPNIPKYE; this is encoded by the coding sequence TTGGCTACCGAAAAACGCGACTTTGACGAATTTCTGGAGAAACTCAAACGTCACCATGACGTGATGGTGGACGAACTGCATAAGGTCGTGATCGGCCAGGATGATGTGATCGAGCAGATCCTTGCAGCCATTTTCACAGGGGGGCACTGTCTGCTGGTCGGGGTTCCTGGACTCGCTAAAACCCTGCTGGTAAGTACCATTGCCCGCATTCTGGATTGTGATTTCAAACGAATCCAGTTTACCCCCGACCTGATGCCTTCAGACATTACCGGTACCAACGTGCTGGAAGAGGAAGAATCGGGCCGTCGCTCGTTCCGATTTGTCCAGGGCCCTGTATTTACCAACATTCTGCTGGCTGATGAAATCAACCGAACTCCGCCTAAGACACAGGCTGCCTTACTGCAGTCGATGCAGGAGCGGGAAGTGACGGTGGGGCAGACCACCTATGATCTGCCGGAACCGTTTTTTGTGATCGCCACCCAGAACCCGATCGAACAGGAAGGAACTTACCCCCTCCCGGAAGCACAGCTCGACCGATTCATGTTTAACATCAAGGTGGAGTATCCGAACCTGGAAGAGGAAGAACAGATTCTGGCAGCCACCAGCTCCAGCGAGAAACCGGAAATTCGCAAAGTCCTTTCGGCCAAGTCGATTTTATATCTACAGCGGCAGATCAACATGATCGAAGTCGGCCCGCTGACAATCAATTACGTTACGCGACTGGTCCGTGCGACTCGGCCCAGTGACGGCTCTGCGCCAGCCTTCATCAAGCAGATGGTTGACTGGGGAGCCGGCCCCCGTGCCGGCCAGTATCTAATCGCGGGAGGCAAAGCCATTGCCGCCATGGACGGTCGTGCGAGCGTCTCATTGAATGATATTCGTCGCGTGGCGGTCCCCGTACTCCGTCATCGTATTTCCACGAACTTCCAGGCGCAGGCCGAGGGGATGGTCACCGAGGATATCATCGGACGTCTGCTGGAAGAAATTCCGGAACCCAACATTCCCAAGTATGAGTGA
- a CDS encoding protein kinase domain-containing protein produces the protein MIFFNKKSRKKKLSAQLIDLKLVKPDEMDACLQELQDKAADDDQLIRLLERKNLITSFQASRLKNNELEGLVLGGNKLMYQNASGSFARVYRAESLEDGRMIGVKVLRQRWAQDPDNIKMFRREAEVCKQFKHKNIVEIFDVGVQDDIHYFTMEFVEGGNLRDFITIRKKLSPLEAVNYTIDICEGLEYANRLGYTHRDMKATNVLMSIQGVAKLIDFGLAGEDDAAGAGEAHQRAVEYGTLEKSTGAPRNDPRSDLYFVGTIFYELLCGKPPFPRTKDIEERKRPTRYSQVPSITTIEPDLPEAVVDVLEKLMAYLPQVRYQTATEAVQDLLEVRAQLSGAEETPKPQTTADVKASAEQDLKMAIAPPTILCIENRSKHQDVLRDYLTKHGYRVLILSDLDRAMQRVKDNAPDCIVFMEDSIGEGCVEAFKQALAMDPDLAAILVLSEKNAAIKKTLKKTDRSRILVQPIKIRNLRAKIQKVLQHQLNDSAELTAY, from the coding sequence ATGATTTTTTTCAATAAGAAGTCGCGCAAAAAGAAACTCAGTGCGCAGCTGATTGATCTGAAGCTCGTCAAACCAGACGAGATGGACGCCTGCCTGCAGGAACTTCAGGACAAAGCAGCTGATGACGATCAACTGATTCGGTTACTGGAACGCAAAAACCTGATCACCTCGTTTCAGGCCAGTCGACTGAAAAACAATGAGTTAGAAGGGCTCGTTCTGGGCGGTAACAAGCTGATGTACCAGAACGCCTCCGGAAGTTTTGCCCGCGTCTATCGCGCAGAATCTCTGGAAGATGGACGCATGATTGGCGTCAAAGTTCTTCGGCAACGCTGGGCTCAGGATCCCGATAACATAAAAATGTTTCGCCGGGAAGCAGAAGTCTGCAAGCAATTCAAGCATAAAAACATCGTAGAGATTTTCGATGTCGGCGTGCAGGACGATATTCACTATTTCACCATGGAGTTTGTGGAAGGTGGAAATCTGCGGGACTTTATCACTATCCGCAAAAAGCTCTCTCCCCTGGAAGCCGTCAATTACACCATCGATATCTGCGAAGGGCTGGAGTACGCCAACCGTCTGGGGTACACGCACCGCGACATGAAAGCGACCAACGTGCTCATGTCGATTCAGGGAGTGGCCAAGCTGATCGACTTTGGTCTGGCTGGTGAAGATGATGCCGCCGGTGCTGGTGAAGCGCATCAGCGCGCCGTCGAATACGGGACGCTGGAAAAGTCAACAGGGGCTCCCCGAAATGACCCCCGTAGCGATCTCTATTTTGTGGGCACCATCTTTTACGAACTTCTCTGCGGTAAGCCTCCTTTCCCACGCACGAAAGATATCGAGGAACGTAAGCGGCCGACCCGCTACTCACAGGTTCCTTCGATTACTACGATCGAGCCCGATCTGCCTGAAGCCGTTGTAGACGTTCTGGAAAAACTGATGGCCTATCTGCCACAGGTTCGGTATCAGACAGCGACCGAAGCGGTTCAGGATCTCCTGGAAGTCCGTGCTCAGCTCAGTGGAGCGGAAGAGACACCGAAACCACAGACAACTGCTGATGTCAAAGCGAGTGCAGAGCAGGATCTGAAAATGGCAATCGCTCCGCCGACGATCCTGTGTATCGAGAATCGTTCCAAGCACCAGGATGTCTTGCGGGATTACCTGACCAAACACGGTTACCGCGTCCTGATTTTAAGTGACCTGGATCGGGCCATGCAGCGGGTGAAAGACAATGCCCCCGACTGCATTGTCTTCATGGAAGATTCCATCGGCGAAGGGTGTGTCGAAGCCTTCAAGCAGGCACTCGCCATGGATCCGGATCTGGCAGCCATCCTGGTTCTGTCAGAGAAGAATGCCGCGATCAAGAAAACGCTGAAGAAGACTGATCGCTCCCGGATTCTCGTTCAGCCGATCAAAATTCGTAATCTACGGGCCAAAATCCAGAAGGTATTGCAGCATCAACTCAACGATTCTGCAGAGCTGACTGCCTACTGA
- a CDS encoding DUF4159 domain-containing protein yields the protein MSAKAVLESIERGKAFLLQEQQGDGSWSGPGKNYTPGVSCLALMAIINCGMTADDEPVQRGLKYLRTLRAPEPRGTYQTSLMIMALAAAKDGKRDLPLIQSLVARLEKSQVTTGPDAGGWSYGPGMAIGGAGVADRSNSQYAVLALRDAVHAGVPVSQKTWKLIKQYWSTQQSGDGGWGYQSNAGASRGSMTVAGIATMVIVNSMLGDDLELNPDGTPVCCDQKEEDKSIERAIHWMTTHFSVGTNPGVNSWLLYYLYGLERAGRLSGTRFFGKHDWYREGAAFLTQRQSVRDGSWRGAGQLESDPVLGTSFVLLFLSKGLAPVLINKLEYKTEGQVKLQPGTIPNWNHHQNDILNLTDALSGRPDWPKLLTWQTVNLDLAIQGGGVQVLRQAPVLFISGQEDPQFGVPEVNMLKQFVEQGGFIFAVDNCNGAGFDRGFRELIKKMYPQGEVQLKRLTAEHPVFRCEYLLDADSVELYGVDVGCRTSIIYCPDDLACLWDKWMRFPSQDRPVKATSMITRAVRIGTNVIAYATGREPPNKLDQEELASENGLQNQVERGFLQIAKIRHNGTWDAAPRALTNLLKALNQNAGMIASTKTPSLPASDPNLMQYPLLYMHGRSQFSLSKTEQSTLKQALDNGAVLFADACCGAQPFDKSFRQLMQEMFPTKQLKRIPVDHPLFSEQTGYDVRRVRRRQMEVNDVNQPLKAETLVVEPLLEGIEIDGHLAVIYSKYDISCALEQQASVACAGYVPQDAVNLALNIVRYALLQDIAYREVMSQEVEAE from the coding sequence TTGTCAGCCAAGGCGGTACTGGAATCCATCGAGCGTGGAAAAGCCTTTCTGCTGCAGGAACAGCAGGGCGATGGTTCCTGGTCCGGTCCGGGGAAGAATTATACTCCCGGCGTCAGCTGTCTGGCTCTGATGGCCATCATCAACTGTGGCATGACTGCTGATGATGAGCCCGTCCAGCGTGGTCTCAAATACCTCAGAACCCTCCGCGCCCCGGAACCCAGGGGAACCTACCAGACCAGCCTGATGATTATGGCGCTGGCAGCCGCTAAAGATGGCAAACGGGATTTACCTCTGATTCAGTCCCTGGTGGCGCGACTTGAGAAAAGTCAGGTGACGACCGGGCCTGATGCGGGAGGCTGGAGTTACGGACCCGGGATGGCCATTGGAGGAGCTGGAGTTGCCGATCGTAGTAACAGTCAATACGCGGTACTCGCTCTGCGGGATGCCGTGCATGCGGGGGTACCAGTCAGCCAGAAGACCTGGAAACTCATCAAACAGTATTGGTCTACACAGCAAAGTGGCGATGGAGGCTGGGGCTATCAGTCCAACGCCGGGGCGAGTCGAGGCAGTATGACCGTCGCGGGGATCGCTACCATGGTGATCGTCAATTCGATGCTGGGAGACGACCTGGAACTGAATCCCGATGGTACTCCTGTCTGCTGTGATCAAAAAGAAGAAGACAAATCAATCGAACGGGCCATTCACTGGATGACCACCCATTTTTCCGTGGGGACCAATCCGGGAGTCAACTCCTGGCTGCTTTATTATCTGTATGGTCTGGAACGTGCGGGACGCTTGAGCGGTACCCGCTTCTTTGGCAAACATGACTGGTATCGGGAAGGGGCCGCATTTCTGACTCAGAGACAGTCGGTGCGGGATGGCTCATGGCGTGGTGCCGGCCAGTTGGAATCCGATCCCGTATTGGGAACCAGCTTTGTTCTGCTCTTTCTCTCCAAAGGCCTGGCCCCGGTCTTGATCAATAAGCTGGAGTACAAAACCGAGGGACAGGTAAAACTGCAGCCGGGAACCATTCCAAACTGGAATCATCATCAGAATGATATTCTGAATCTGACCGATGCGCTTTCCGGACGCCCTGACTGGCCGAAACTGCTGACTTGGCAGACCGTAAATCTCGACCTGGCGATTCAGGGGGGCGGCGTACAGGTTCTCCGGCAGGCTCCTGTGCTGTTTATCAGTGGTCAGGAAGATCCCCAGTTTGGAGTACCTGAGGTTAACATGCTCAAACAGTTTGTGGAGCAGGGGGGCTTTATCTTTGCCGTTGATAACTGTAACGGGGCTGGCTTTGATCGTGGTTTTCGAGAGCTGATCAAAAAAATGTATCCGCAGGGGGAAGTCCAGCTGAAACGGCTGACGGCTGAACATCCCGTCTTTCGCTGCGAATATCTGCTCGATGCGGATAGTGTCGAACTCTATGGAGTCGATGTCGGCTGCCGGACTTCCATTATCTACTGCCCTGACGACCTGGCCTGTCTCTGGGACAAATGGATGCGGTTCCCCTCTCAGGATCGGCCGGTGAAAGCAACTTCCATGATCACGCGTGCTGTCCGGATCGGAACCAACGTGATTGCATATGCGACAGGTCGAGAACCACCAAACAAACTTGACCAGGAAGAACTGGCCAGTGAGAACGGTTTGCAGAATCAGGTCGAACGGGGCTTTCTGCAGATCGCCAAGATCCGTCATAACGGCACCTGGGATGCGGCACCACGGGCTTTGACTAATCTGCTCAAGGCTCTGAATCAAAATGCGGGAATGATCGCTTCCACGAAAACGCCCAGTCTGCCGGCCAGCGATCCTAATCTGATGCAGTACCCGCTGCTGTACATGCATGGCAGAAGCCAGTTCAGCCTCTCTAAAACGGAACAGTCGACCCTGAAACAGGCCTTGGATAATGGCGCGGTGCTTTTTGCTGATGCCTGTTGTGGCGCACAGCCTTTCGATAAAAGCTTTCGTCAACTGATGCAGGAAATGTTTCCAACCAAACAGTTAAAACGCATTCCCGTCGATCACCCTCTGTTTTCGGAGCAGACCGGATATGACGTGCGCCGCGTGCGTCGTCGCCAGATGGAAGTCAACGATGTAAACCAGCCGCTAAAAGCGGAAACCCTGGTCGTTGAACCGCTGCTTGAAGGAATTGAAATTGATGGGCACCTGGCTGTAATATATAGTAAGTACGATATCAGCTGTGCCCTGGAGCAGCAGGCGTCGGTCGCCTGTGCCGGTTATGTGCCCCAGGATGCAGTGAACCTGGCTTTGAATATCGTCCGTTATGCCCTGCTGCAGGATATCGCATATCGGGAAGTCATGTCACAGGAAGTCGAGGCGGAATAG
- a CDS encoding outer membrane protein assembly factor BamB family protein — protein sequence MRRINMVLVSSIMLLFTTSLASAGDWAHWRGPEHNGISRETNLVDEWSLDGKNVLWKSDIGGRSAPIVLNGRVYLNCRTHHDVTDPKDKINAQEQVVCWDAKTGKVIWKDVFNVFQTDIPSPRVGWASMVGDPETGNVYVHSVSGLFRCYSSDGKVLWETSLSEDYGKISGYGGRTQTPIIDENRVIVSFLQLNWGKTAAPPPKQTYYAFDKKSGKLLWTAAPGGAPFDTNYSAPIVTVIDGVRQLIAGNADGGCYGMNARTGEKLWGFSMSKRGLNCSPVADGNLVYITHGEDNIDNVEFGRVQCIDASKRGDITETGNVWRVDGIKAGYASVLVKDGILYVVADTGQMYAFDSKNGKQLWTHNLGTVGKGSPVWADGKLYVMEVNGNIFILKPSREKCEELSHVQLLARVDKGMDEIYASPAIANGRIYFVTRDRTICIGDESLKPSSDPVPPLKEEKPVQDKIATIQLVPYEIAVPQGDKIDYQILAYDANGRFIKEVEGKLTPGPGMEQAKVDGMSVTTPSDLKSPAAGTISVQVGDATAEARLRVFPPLPWKYDFEGMKGKQVPGSWVNAFLKLQPNELDGTTAMKASPGKGRPSASVWLGPSDMSKLAPNGYTVQADVFMKEQKRKLASVGVTVNRYDLILKGNSSKLAIQSWAPHQRMAKEIRFRSDPDVWYTMKLKVEVKDGQATVKGKVWPREKPEPEEWTIETVDPHANEKGSPGLYLYRLADVYFDNVIVSEDK from the coding sequence ATGCGAAGAATTAACATGGTGCTTGTCAGCTCCATTATGCTGTTATTCACAACGTCGCTTGCCTCTGCAGGCGACTGGGCGCATTGGCGCGGTCCGGAGCATAATGGGATCTCCCGTGAAACAAACCTCGTCGACGAGTGGTCCCTCGACGGTAAAAATGTGCTCTGGAAATCTGACATCGGTGGTCGGTCAGCCCCCATCGTATTGAATGGTCGCGTTTATCTGAATTGTCGCACCCACCACGATGTCACCGACCCCAAAGATAAAATCAATGCCCAGGAACAGGTCGTCTGCTGGGACGCCAAGACCGGCAAAGTAATCTGGAAAGATGTGTTCAACGTTTTCCAGACCGATATCCCTTCTCCCCGTGTCGGCTGGGCCAGCATGGTGGGTGATCCGGAAACTGGCAACGTCTATGTGCACTCTGTCAGTGGTCTGTTCCGCTGCTACTCATCTGATGGAAAAGTCCTCTGGGAAACATCACTGTCTGAAGACTACGGAAAGATTTCCGGTTACGGCGGACGAACCCAGACTCCCATCATTGATGAAAATCGTGTGATCGTCAGCTTCCTGCAACTCAACTGGGGTAAGACTGCTGCTCCACCACCAAAGCAGACTTACTACGCTTTCGATAAAAAGAGTGGCAAGCTGCTCTGGACAGCCGCTCCCGGCGGTGCTCCCTTCGACACCAACTATTCTGCTCCCATCGTGACTGTCATCGACGGCGTTCGTCAGTTGATTGCCGGTAATGCCGATGGTGGCTGCTACGGTATGAATGCCCGCACCGGAGAAAAGCTGTGGGGCTTCAGCATGTCAAAACGGGGTTTGAACTGTTCTCCCGTTGCTGACGGTAACCTGGTCTACATCACCCATGGTGAAGACAACATCGATAACGTGGAATTCGGTCGGGTGCAGTGCATCGACGCTTCCAAACGGGGCGACATCACCGAAACCGGCAATGTCTGGCGTGTCGACGGCATTAAAGCCGGCTATGCCAGTGTCCTTGTCAAAGACGGAATTCTGTATGTCGTCGCCGACACCGGTCAGATGTATGCATTTGACAGCAAGAACGGTAAGCAGCTCTGGACTCACAACCTCGGAACCGTTGGAAAAGGTTCTCCGGTCTGGGCAGACGGTAAGCTGTATGTGATGGAAGTCAACGGAAACATCTTTATCCTCAAACCGAGCCGCGAAAAATGTGAAGAACTGTCTCACGTCCAACTGCTGGCTCGCGTCGACAAAGGGATGGATGAAATTTACGCCTCTCCCGCAATTGCTAATGGTCGAATTTATTTCGTTACGCGTGACCGTACGATCTGTATCGGCGACGAATCGCTGAAGCCGAGCAGCGATCCGGTGCCTCCTCTGAAAGAAGAAAAACCGGTTCAGGATAAGATTGCCACCATTCAACTGGTGCCTTATGAAATTGCAGTTCCCCAGGGAGATAAGATCGATTATCAAATCCTGGCTTACGATGCCAACGGCCGCTTCATCAAAGAAGTAGAAGGGAAACTGACTCCCGGTCCCGGCATGGAACAGGCGAAAGTGGATGGCATGTCGGTCACCACTCCGAGTGACCTGAAATCACCCGCGGCAGGAACCATCTCTGTTCAAGTTGGTGATGCTACTGCCGAAGCCCGTCTGCGTGTCTTCCCACCTCTGCCCTGGAAGTATGACTTCGAAGGTATGAAAGGGAAACAGGTACCTGGCAGCTGGGTGAATGCGTTCCTCAAACTGCAGCCAAACGAGCTGGATGGCACCACGGCAATGAAAGCCAGCCCGGGTAAAGGTCGCCCCAGTGCCAGCGTCTGGCTTGGTCCCTCTGACATGAGCAAGCTGGCACCGAACGGTTACACTGTTCAGGCAGACGTGTTCATGAAGGAACAGAAACGTAAGCTGGCCAGTGTCGGCGTCACCGTGAATCGTTATGACCTGATCCTGAAAGGTAACTCGAGCAAGCTCGCAATCCAGAGTTGGGCTCCGCACCAGCGGATGGCCAAGGAAATCCGTTTCCGTTCTGATCCGGATGTCTGGTACACCATGAAGCTCAAAGTTGAGGTCAAAGATGGACAGGCAACGGTAAAAGGCAAAGTCTGGCCTCGTGAAAAACCGGAACCCGAAGAGTGGACCATCGAAACTGTCGATCCGCATGCGAATGAGAAGGGAAGCCCAGGGCTTTACCTCTACCGTCTCGCCGATGTTTACTTTGATAACGTCATTGTCTCTGAGGATAAATAA